A stretch of the Aggregicoccus sp. 17bor-14 genome encodes the following:
- a CDS encoding amidohydrolase family protein: MRKALLLALVAVSLPTLAAEPAPPPTAYVLRAQRLYDPRAGRMVSPGQVVVVGGKVQAVGAGAAVPAGAQVVDLGDATLLPGFMDAHTHVTGQPGDDWRQDVIDGLQRTVPEQTLDALPYLRATLRAGFTTVRNLGASDFIDVGLRNGSARGLIESPRILTAVNAIGSTGGHCDGGNSWRKGAIAPDAADAVADGPDALRHKVRENIKYGADVIKVCATGGVLSLNGDVQNPQLTQAELDAVVDEAHSRGRKVAAHAHGTEGAKRAVKAGVDSIEHGSFLDDETLNLMKQKGTWFVPTLMAFQGVKERMEKGLLPPEVVPKVQAVAGKVREVMHKALARGVRIALGTDAGVFAHGRNAGEFRLLVEAGMTPAQALRAGTLSTAELLGVQERLGTLEPGKLADVVAVPGDPLQDIRRTEQVFFVMKEGVVYRNDRAPSQSPAAAR, translated from the coding sequence ATGCGCAAGGCCCTCCTGCTGGCTCTGGTCGCCGTCTCGCTTCCCACCCTTGCTGCCGAGCCCGCGCCGCCGCCGACCGCGTACGTGCTGCGCGCGCAGCGCCTCTACGACCCGCGCGCCGGGCGCATGGTGAGCCCCGGTCAGGTGGTGGTGGTGGGCGGCAAGGTACAGGCGGTGGGCGCGGGCGCGGCCGTGCCCGCGGGGGCGCAGGTGGTGGACCTGGGCGATGCGACGCTGCTGCCCGGCTTCATGGATGCGCACACCCACGTGACGGGACAGCCGGGAGACGACTGGCGCCAGGACGTCATCGACGGCCTGCAGCGCACCGTGCCCGAGCAGACGCTGGACGCGCTGCCCTACCTGCGCGCCACGCTGCGCGCGGGCTTCACCACCGTGCGCAACCTGGGCGCCTCGGACTTCATCGACGTGGGCCTGCGCAACGGCAGCGCGCGCGGGCTCATCGAGTCGCCGCGCATCCTCACCGCGGTGAACGCCATCGGCTCCACCGGCGGCCACTGCGACGGCGGCAACAGCTGGCGCAAGGGGGCCATCGCGCCCGACGCGGCGGACGCCGTGGCGGATGGGCCGGATGCCCTGCGCCACAAGGTGCGCGAGAACATCAAGTACGGCGCGGACGTCATCAAGGTGTGCGCGACGGGCGGCGTGCTCAGCCTGAACGGCGACGTGCAGAACCCGCAGCTCACCCAGGCGGAGCTGGACGCCGTGGTGGACGAGGCCCACTCGCGCGGCCGCAAGGTGGCGGCCCATGCGCACGGGACCGAGGGCGCGAAGCGCGCGGTGAAGGCGGGCGTGGACAGCATCGAGCACGGCTCCTTCCTCGACGACGAGACGCTCAACTTGATGAAGCAGAAGGGGACCTGGTTCGTGCCCACGCTGATGGCCTTCCAGGGCGTGAAGGAGCGGATGGAGAAGGGGCTCTTGCCGCCCGAGGTGGTGCCCAAGGTGCAGGCGGTGGCGGGCAAGGTGCGCGAGGTGATGCACAAGGCGCTCGCGCGCGGCGTGCGCATCGCGCTGGGCACGGACGCGGGCGTCTTCGCGCACGGGCGCAACGCAGGCGAGTTCCGGCTCCTGGTCGAGGCGGGGATGACCCCGGCGCAGGCGCTGCGCGCAGGGACCCTGAGCACCGCGGAGTTGCTCGGCGTGCAGGAGCGGCTGGGGACGTTGGAGCCCGGCAAGCTCGCGGACGTGGTCGCCGTTCCCGGAGACCCCCTGCAGGACATCCGCCGCACCGAGCAGGTGTTCTTCGTGATGAAGGAGGGCGTCGTTTACCGCAACGACCGCGCGCCCTCGCAGTCCCCGGCTGCCGCGCGCTAG
- a CDS encoding SDR family oxidoreductase, whose amino-acid sequence MRRNLEEEPTMALPKNPRVVITGAGGGLGRAFAHQLSQRGARLLLSDLRLEDAQSAAAALPSGSEAHAAACDVTRAESVQALAEEAWTRLGGADLFINNAGVAAVGRVGEMSLADWKWVLDVNLWGVVHGLHAFVPRLRAQGSGHVLNIASAAAFGSAPYMGAYNASKAAVVSLSETLAAELLGTGIGVTALCPTFFKTNIGKAARGSEEFQVFFDKVLESGSMNADQVAQAALRGVERGALYVMPQADSRWGWRAKRLLPGSFPGIIRKAFAVRAKQLGVPGLFDKGR is encoded by the coding sequence ATGAGACGGAACCTCGAAGAGGAGCCCACGATGGCGCTGCCGAAGAACCCGCGCGTGGTCATCACCGGAGCAGGAGGCGGCCTGGGGCGCGCCTTCGCCCATCAGCTCTCGCAGCGCGGTGCGCGCCTGCTGCTCAGTGACCTTCGGCTCGAGGACGCGCAGTCCGCCGCGGCCGCGCTGCCCTCCGGCTCCGAGGCACACGCGGCCGCGTGCGACGTGACGCGCGCCGAGTCCGTGCAGGCACTCGCCGAGGAGGCGTGGACGCGGCTCGGCGGAGCGGACCTGTTCATCAACAACGCGGGCGTGGCGGCGGTGGGGCGGGTGGGGGAGATGTCGCTCGCCGACTGGAAGTGGGTGCTGGACGTGAACCTGTGGGGCGTGGTGCACGGGCTGCATGCCTTCGTGCCGCGGCTGCGCGCGCAGGGCAGTGGGCACGTCCTGAACATCGCCTCGGCGGCCGCCTTCGGCTCGGCGCCGTACATGGGCGCGTACAACGCAAGCAAGGCGGCGGTGGTGTCCCTGAGCGAGACGCTCGCCGCGGAGCTGCTGGGCACGGGCATCGGCGTCACTGCGCTGTGCCCCACCTTCTTCAAGACGAACATCGGCAAGGCGGCTCGCGGGTCCGAGGAGTTCCAGGTCTTCTTCGACAAGGTGCTCGAGTCGGGCTCCATGAACGCGGATCAGGTGGCGCAGGCCGCGCTGCGCGGCGTGGAGCGCGGGGCGCTGTACGTGATGCCGCAGGCGGACTCGCGCTGGGGCTGGCGCGCGAAGCGGCTGCTGCCTGGCAGCTTCCCCGGCATCATCCGTAAGGCGTTTGCCGTGCGCGCGAAGCAGCTCGGCGTGCCCGGGCTCTTCGACAAGGGGCGCTGA
- a CDS encoding PLP-dependent aminotransferase family protein: MGKQATGAVIPVLAAGDAGGTLHQQVYARIRAAILEGHLPPRSRVPSSRTLARDLGVSRNTVEEAFGRLDAEGFLERRVGSGSYVALPEHARPPALPPLRAVPAGVTAGLSQRGQRMLAQALAPEPRAARPLTPCMPALDAFPTELWSRTLTRQARRMKGDALAYGEAAGLAALREAVAHYLATARGVRCEARRVLVLPSTQAALDLTARLLLDESDEVWLEEPGYMGARGALQGAGARVRGVPVDAQGLDVAAGRKRAPAARLAYVTPSHQYPLGVTMSLQRRLALLAWAAEARAWVVEDDYDSEFRYAERPLAAIQGLDTAGRVLYVGSFTKVMFPGLRLAYLVLPESLVDAFTAARALADGHTPVLAQAAMAEFMEAGHFAAHLRTMRGLYAERREALLDGLERECGGALEVLGDAAGMHVCARLTGRRDDEALTERAIAKGLDPRALSAHFLGKERTPGMLLGFSGSPPAELRRAARVLGSLL, from the coding sequence ATGGGCAAGCAGGCCACGGGAGCGGTGATTCCGGTGCTCGCGGCGGGGGACGCCGGGGGCACGCTGCACCAGCAGGTGTACGCGCGAATCCGCGCCGCCATCCTCGAGGGGCACCTGCCGCCGCGCAGCCGCGTGCCCTCCAGCCGCACGCTGGCGCGCGACCTCGGGGTGAGCCGCAACACGGTGGAGGAGGCCTTCGGGAGGCTGGACGCAGAAGGCTTCCTCGAGCGGCGCGTGGGCTCGGGCAGCTACGTGGCCCTGCCCGAGCACGCGCGGCCGCCCGCGCTGCCGCCCCTGCGCGCGGTGCCGGCGGGAGTCACCGCGGGGCTCTCGCAGCGCGGCCAGCGCATGCTCGCCCAGGCGCTCGCGCCCGAGCCGCGCGCGGCCCGGCCGCTCACCCCGTGCATGCCCGCGCTGGATGCCTTTCCCACCGAGCTGTGGAGCCGCACGCTCACGCGCCAAGCGCGGCGGATGAAGGGCGATGCGCTCGCGTACGGCGAGGCCGCGGGGCTCGCGGCGCTGCGCGAGGCCGTGGCCCACTACCTCGCCACGGCGCGCGGCGTGCGCTGCGAGGCGCGGCGGGTGCTGGTGCTGCCCAGCACGCAAGCTGCGCTGGATCTCACGGCGCGCCTGCTGCTCGACGAGAGCGATGAGGTGTGGCTCGAGGAGCCGGGTTACATGGGTGCGCGCGGTGCGCTGCAGGGCGCGGGCGCGAGGGTGCGCGGCGTGCCGGTGGATGCGCAGGGGCTGGACGTGGCGGCCGGGCGCAAGCGTGCACCGGCGGCGCGGCTCGCGTACGTGACCCCGAGTCACCAGTACCCGCTCGGCGTGACGATGAGCCTGCAGCGCCGGCTCGCGCTGCTCGCGTGGGCCGCCGAGGCGCGCGCGTGGGTGGTGGAGGACGACTACGACAGCGAGTTCCGCTACGCGGAGCGCCCGCTCGCGGCCATCCAGGGGCTCGATACGGCGGGGCGCGTGCTGTACGTGGGCAGCTTCACGAAGGTGATGTTCCCGGGGCTGCGGCTCGCGTACCTCGTGCTGCCCGAGAGCCTGGTGGACGCCTTCACCGCAGCGCGGGCGCTCGCCGACGGGCACACGCCCGTGCTCGCGCAGGCGGCGATGGCCGAGTTCATGGAGGCGGGCCACTTCGCCGCGCACCTGCGCACCATGCGCGGGCTCTACGCCGAGCGGCGTGAAGCCCTGCTGGATGGACTGGAGCGCGAGTGCGGCGGAGCGCTGGAGGTGCTCGGCGATGCCGCGGGGATGCACGTGTGTGCGCGGCTCACGGGACGGCGCGACGACGAGGCGCTGACGGAGCGCGCCATCGCCAAGGGCCTGGACCCGCGCGCCCTCTCCGCGCACTTCCTCGGCAAGGAGCGCACGCCGGGGATGCTGCTGGGCTTCTCCGGCTCCCCGCCCGCGGAGCTGCGCCGGGCCGCACGCGTCCTGGGCTCGCTGCTGTGA
- a CDS encoding rhodanese-like domain-containing protein — MQPLPRVLEHPAALPDEAHRHFAAKLSVETDVSDVAHALRHAPRGWVLVDARSPEAFAARHIPGAQSLPHRSLSAETTAHLNRDELVVVYCWSPACNAGTKAAARFGALGFRVKEMLGGLEYWVREGHATEGTHAAGAPLLDDSQLG; from the coding sequence ATGCAGCCCCTTCCCCGCGTCCTCGAGCACCCCGCCGCCCTGCCGGACGAGGCACACCGCCACTTCGCCGCGAAGCTCTCCGTGGAGACGGACGTCTCGGACGTCGCGCACGCGCTGCGGCACGCGCCGCGCGGCTGGGTGCTGGTGGACGCGCGCTCGCCCGAGGCCTTCGCCGCGCGCCACATCCCGGGGGCGCAGAGCCTTCCCCACCGCAGCTTGAGCGCCGAGACGACGGCGCACCTCAACCGCGACGAGCTGGTGGTGGTGTACTGCTGGAGCCCGGCGTGCAACGCGGGCACGAAGGCGGCCGCGCGCTTCGGTGCGCTGGGCTTCCGGGTGAAGGAGATGCTCGGGGGCCTCGAGTACTGGGTGCGCGAGGGGCATGCCACCGAGGGCACGCACGCCGCGGGCGCGCCGCTGCTGGACGACTCGCAGCTGGGGTAG
- a CDS encoding short chain dehydrogenase, whose product MRILVIGATGTIGAAVVRALQGRHEVLEAARSKAKYSADITKKDTLEKLFAEVGPVDGIISATGSAAFKPLDQLKDEDFQMSLGNKLMGQVNVVRLGLARVRDGGFITLTSGVLAQEPMQGASAISLVNAALEGFVRGAALEAPRGVRVNVVSPPWVNETLQALGMKGVTGMPADAVARAYVESAEGKRKGEVLDARKFG is encoded by the coding sequence ATGCGGATTCTGGTCATCGGCGCCACGGGCACCATCGGGGCGGCCGTGGTGCGGGCGCTGCAGGGGCGGCACGAGGTACTCGAGGCGGCGCGCAGCAAGGCGAAGTACAGCGCGGACATCACGAAGAAGGACACGCTGGAGAAGCTCTTCGCCGAGGTGGGCCCGGTGGACGGCATCATCTCGGCCACGGGCTCGGCCGCCTTCAAGCCGCTCGACCAGCTGAAGGACGAGGACTTCCAGATGAGCCTCGGCAACAAGCTGATGGGGCAGGTGAACGTGGTGCGCCTGGGGCTCGCCCGGGTGCGGGACGGCGGCTTCATCACCCTCACCAGCGGCGTGCTCGCGCAGGAGCCGATGCAGGGTGCCTCGGCCATCAGCCTGGTGAACGCGGCGCTGGAGGGCTTCGTGCGCGGCGCGGCGCTCGAGGCTCCGCGCGGCGTGCGGGTGAACGTGGTCAGCCCGCCCTGGGTGAACGAGACCCTGCAGGCGCTGGGCATGAAGGGCGTGACGGGCATGCCCGCGGACGCCGTGGCGCGCGCCTACGTGGAGAGCGCGGAGGGCAAGCGCAAGGGCGAGGTGCTCGACGCGCGCAAGTTCGGCTGA
- a CDS encoding cation diffusion facilitator family transporter produces MAAESRKTVIVALGANLAIAAAKYLAAFLSGSSAMLSEAIHSTVDTGNELLLLLGAARAKRPPDVDHPFGHGLELYFWTFIVAIAVFSVGGGMSLYEGIHHLLHPEPLQPAGWSYAVLAVSFVAEALSWRVALRNLRARQNGRSFWLTLRKCRDPQLTAVFCEDSAALAGIVVAAVGVSLSHALNNPYIDGAASVVIGLLLAGVAVVLAGVTRSLLVGVRADPLVLERIDQVVRSEPGVVGVAPPLSMHFGPEEVLLNLEVQFQPERSVGELAEAVGRMERGIQEVDPRFTRIFIEVHTPSGTA; encoded by the coding sequence ATGGCCGCAGAGTCCCGGAAGACCGTCATCGTCGCGCTCGGCGCCAACCTCGCCATTGCCGCGGCGAAGTACCTCGCGGCCTTCCTCTCCGGCAGCTCGGCGATGCTCTCCGAGGCCATCCACTCCACCGTGGACACCGGCAACGAGCTGCTGCTGCTGCTCGGCGCCGCGCGCGCGAAGCGCCCTCCGGACGTGGACCATCCCTTCGGCCACGGCCTCGAGCTCTACTTCTGGACCTTCATCGTGGCCATCGCCGTGTTCTCCGTCGGCGGCGGCATGAGCCTCTACGAGGGCATCCACCACCTGCTGCACCCCGAGCCCCTGCAGCCCGCGGGCTGGAGCTACGCGGTGCTCGCGGTGTCCTTCGTCGCCGAGGCCCTCTCGTGGCGCGTCGCGCTGCGCAACCTGCGCGCGCGCCAGAACGGGCGCTCCTTCTGGCTCACCCTGCGCAAGTGCCGAGACCCGCAGCTCACGGCCGTCTTCTGCGAGGACAGCGCCGCGCTCGCGGGCATCGTCGTCGCGGCGGTGGGCGTGAGCCTCAGCCACGCGCTGAACAACCCGTACATCGACGGCGCGGCCTCGGTCGTCATCGGGCTGCTGCTCGCCGGGGTGGCGGTGGTGCTCGCGGGGGTGACGCGCAGCCTGCTGGTGGGCGTGCGCGCGGACCCCCTGGTGCTCGAGCGCATCGACCAGGTGGTGCGCTCGGAGCCCGGCGTCGTCGGCGTGGCGCCCCCGCTGAGCATGCACTTCGGCCCCGAGGAGGTGCTGCTCAACCTCGAGGTGCAGTTCCAGCCCGAGCGCTCCGTCGGCGAGCTCGCCGAGGCGGTGGGCCGGATGGAGCGCGGTATCCAGGAGGTGGACCCGCGCTTCACCCGCATCTTCATCGAGGTCCACACGCCATCGGGGACGGCGTAG
- a CDS encoding phytanoyl-CoA dioxygenase family protein — translation MSALSFPLSPEQCRRFAEEGYLVLPRMVDAATCAQLREEAQAHVRHSPEPAEYEADVAYPGAPASRDAEGGRTVRRLLQAHARGPLFAAWLQDARVLGAVSQLLGGAVKQARAHHNCVMTKQPRFSSDTGWHRDVRYWAFTSHELVTSWLALGREYPENGGLKVLPGTHTLTLPPEHYDAAQFLRPEVPENAALIARSTDVRLEPGDVLLFHARLFHAASRNHTAETKYSVVATYRRLDNLPKPGTRSAERD, via the coding sequence GTGAGCGCCCTCTCCTTCCCCCTGAGCCCCGAGCAGTGCCGCCGCTTCGCCGAGGAGGGCTACCTCGTGCTGCCGCGCATGGTGGACGCCGCCACCTGCGCGCAGCTGCGCGAGGAGGCCCAGGCGCACGTGCGCCATTCGCCCGAGCCCGCGGAGTACGAGGCGGACGTCGCCTACCCCGGCGCGCCCGCGAGCCGCGACGCGGAAGGAGGCCGCACCGTGCGCCGCCTCCTGCAGGCCCACGCGCGCGGGCCTCTCTTCGCCGCGTGGCTGCAGGACGCGCGCGTGCTGGGCGCCGTGAGCCAGCTGCTCGGCGGCGCGGTGAAGCAGGCGCGCGCCCACCACAACTGCGTGATGACGAAGCAGCCGCGCTTCAGCTCCGACACCGGCTGGCACCGCGACGTGCGCTACTGGGCCTTCACCTCGCACGAGCTCGTCACTTCGTGGCTCGCGCTCGGCCGCGAGTACCCCGAGAACGGCGGGCTCAAGGTGCTGCCCGGCACGCACACGCTCACGCTGCCGCCCGAGCACTACGACGCGGCGCAGTTCCTGCGGCCCGAAGTGCCGGAGAATGCAGCGCTCATTGCGCGCAGCACCGACGTGCGGCTCGAGCCGGGGGACGTGCTGCTCTTCCACGCGCGGCTCTTCCACGCGGCGAGCCGCAACCACACCGCGGAGACGAAGTACTCGGTCGTCGCCACGTACCGGCGGTTGGACAATTTGCCGAAGCCGGGGACGCGGTCGGCCGAGCGGGACTGA
- a CDS encoding clostripain-related cysteine peptidase, with the protein MGRGVRAAVGLALVCGWLGCSSSSDSGGGSPQPAPGGGSTRQHPASGQSWTVLVYMVADNNLEADALRDLTEMMSVGSGPGFNLVVQVDRAKGFSNDAIGGLPNWTTTKRLRVQTGALEELADLGETDMASAASLSDFISYGVKTFPADRVALLMWDHGGAWTAFGVDEDAPGAAGGTDRMDLNRVRDAIAAGRTASGLQQFAMLGFDACLMATYEVARSLSPHGEYLLASEELEPGHGWNWAGLGVARQTPSTTPVALGQQLIDTYLQQAQEAKTDATITLSLTDLYALDPLIEAVKGLANVYPAQDAFLASELGRGRTAALEFGASPNPAQSFQMFDLGSLASNMANQASQAASPSNAIQSALRQAVVAKTAGAQTSAATGLSIYFPGSKQLYDPAYDSLAEAADWRAFLQRYLQGTGAQPVFTSDQANAQLSGSDATFTGQLASGTGALVTEATLFTGFAQDDGSLVVVGDRPAEVSVDQVQGGWDLSVLQLQQGRKSGVGYLSLSQGEGNTVLATIPFAYFRNASAQAQQALRVLVIDASGNVTQDTYYLEVDGALGGLSPAAGSVLMPLVAIYDPTTDQTRFDVLATRGAADFDATQPIDLRLVSLASGTTAFGVLQVQDYLGQTSNASGVVSAP; encoded by the coding sequence ATGGGGCGAGGGGTACGCGCGGCGGTGGGGCTCGCGCTGGTGTGTGGGTGGCTCGGCTGCAGCAGCTCGAGCGACTCGGGCGGCGGCTCGCCCCAGCCTGCGCCCGGCGGCGGCAGCACGCGGCAGCACCCGGCCAGCGGGCAGAGCTGGACGGTGCTCGTCTACATGGTCGCGGACAACAACCTCGAGGCGGACGCACTGCGCGACCTCACCGAGATGATGAGCGTGGGCTCCGGCCCGGGCTTCAACCTCGTCGTGCAGGTGGACCGCGCGAAGGGCTTCAGCAACGACGCCATCGGCGGCCTTCCCAACTGGACCACCACCAAGCGGCTGCGCGTGCAGACCGGGGCGCTGGAGGAGCTCGCGGACCTGGGCGAGACGGACATGGCGAGCGCCGCCTCGCTCTCGGACTTCATCTCCTACGGCGTGAAGACCTTCCCGGCGGACCGCGTGGCGCTGCTGATGTGGGACCACGGCGGGGCGTGGACCGCGTTCGGCGTGGACGAGGACGCGCCGGGAGCAGCCGGCGGCACGGACCGCATGGACCTCAACCGGGTGCGCGACGCCATCGCCGCGGGCCGCACCGCGAGCGGGCTGCAGCAGTTCGCGATGCTCGGCTTCGACGCCTGCCTCATGGCCACCTACGAGGTGGCGCGCTCGCTCAGCCCCCACGGCGAGTACCTGCTCGCCTCCGAGGAGCTCGAGCCCGGGCACGGCTGGAACTGGGCCGGGCTCGGCGTCGCGCGGCAGACGCCCTCGACCACGCCCGTCGCGCTCGGCCAGCAGCTCATCGACACCTACCTGCAGCAGGCCCAGGAGGCGAAGACGGATGCGACCATCACGCTCTCGCTCACGGACCTCTACGCGCTGGACCCGCTCATCGAGGCGGTGAAGGGGCTCGCGAACGTGTACCCCGCGCAGGACGCGTTCCTCGCCAGCGAGCTCGGCCGGGGGCGCACCGCGGCGCTGGAGTTCGGCGCCTCGCCCAATCCCGCGCAGTCCTTCCAGATGTTCGACCTGGGCAGCCTCGCCTCGAACATGGCCAACCAGGCCTCCCAGGCCGCGAGCCCGAGCAACGCCATCCAGTCCGCGCTGCGCCAGGCCGTGGTGGCGAAGACGGCCGGCGCGCAGACCTCGGCCGCGACCGGACTCTCCATCTACTTCCCGGGCTCGAAGCAGCTCTACGACCCCGCCTACGACTCCCTCGCCGAGGCCGCCGACTGGCGCGCCTTCCTGCAGCGCTACCTGCAGGGCACGGGTGCCCAGCCCGTCTTCACCAGCGATCAGGCCAACGCCCAGCTGAGCGGCAGCGACGCCACCTTCACCGGGCAGCTCGCCTCGGGCACTGGCGCGCTCGTCACCGAGGCCACGCTCTTCACCGGCTTCGCCCAGGACGACGGCTCCCTGGTGGTGGTGGGCGACCGTCCCGCCGAGGTCTCCGTCGACCAGGTGCAGGGAGGCTGGGACCTCTCCGTGCTGCAGCTGCAGCAGGGGAGGAAGAGCGGCGTCGGCTACCTGAGCCTCTCGCAGGGAGAGGGGAACACCGTTCTCGCCACCATCCCCTTCGCCTACTTCCGCAACGCCAGCGCCCAGGCCCAGCAGGCCCTGCGCGTGCTGGTCATCGACGCGAGCGGCAACGTGACCCAGGACACCTACTACCTCGAGGTGGATGGCGCGCTCGGCGGGCTCTCGCCCGCAGCGGGCTCGGTGCTGATGCCGCTCGTCGCCATCTATGACCCGACCACCGACCAGACCCGCTTCGACGTGCTCGCCACCCGGGGCGCCGCGGACTTCGATGCCACCCAGCCCATCGACCTGCGACTGGTGTCGCTCGCGAGCGGCACGACCGCCTTCGGCGTCCTGCAGGTGCAGGACTACCTCGGCCAGACGAGCAACGCCTCCGGCGTGGTGAGTGCCCCATGA
- a CDS encoding glutathione S-transferase N-terminal domain-containing protein translates to MLDVYYWPTPNGHKVTMFLEEAGLPYRLVPVDIGAGAQFAPEFLRISPNNKMPALVDPEPAGGGGPLSVFESGAILLYLAEKTGRFLPREPRARMQTLEWLFWQVAGFGPMLGQNHHFNRYAPEKIPYAIERYVKETSRLYAVLDRRLEGRDFIAGEYSIADMAAYPWVVPHEAQQQSLERFPHVKRWFEAIRERPATKRAYAKGEGFGQPGGLMTPEAKKILFGQSADTLKK, encoded by the coding sequence ATGCTGGACGTCTACTACTGGCCCACGCCGAACGGTCACAAGGTCACGATGTTCCTCGAGGAGGCAGGGCTGCCCTACCGGCTCGTGCCCGTGGACATCGGCGCGGGGGCGCAGTTCGCGCCGGAGTTCCTGCGCATCTCGCCGAACAACAAGATGCCGGCGCTCGTGGACCCGGAGCCCGCGGGCGGCGGCGGGCCGCTCAGCGTGTTCGAGTCCGGCGCCATCCTGCTCTACCTCGCGGAGAAGACGGGGCGCTTCCTGCCGCGCGAGCCGCGCGCCCGGATGCAGACCCTCGAGTGGCTGTTCTGGCAGGTGGCGGGGTTCGGGCCGATGTTGGGGCAGAACCACCACTTCAACCGCTACGCGCCGGAGAAGATCCCCTACGCCATCGAGCGCTACGTGAAGGAGACGTCCCGGCTCTACGCGGTGCTGGACCGCCGGCTCGAGGGCCGCGACTTCATCGCCGGCGAGTACTCCATCGCGGACATGGCCGCCTACCCGTGGGTGGTGCCGCACGAGGCGCAGCAGCAGTCGCTCGAGCGCTTTCCCCACGTGAAGCGCTGGTTCGAGGCCATCCGCGAGCGCCCCGCCACGAAGCGCGCCTACGCGAAGGGCGAGGGCTTCGGCCAGCCCGGAGGCCTGATGACGCCCGAGGCGAAGAAGATCCTCTTCGGCCAGTCCGCGGACACGCTGAAGAAGTAG
- a CDS encoding AMP-binding protein — protein sequence MSDGASQRRSATRTFRDARDLLLSLREDYAEAYRRFQWPPLTDFNWALDWFDVIAHGNSRTALWIVEEDGSEQKLSFAELSARSNQVANWLHNRRVLRGDRVVLMLGNQVELWECLLAAMKLGAVVIPATPLLGPSDLQDRVERGGVRHVIVRSADASKFDAVPGGYQRIAVGAPVPGWVSYADSLQASTQLQLETITRGDDPLLLYFTSGTTAKPKLVEHTHLSYPVGHLSTMYWIGLRPGDVHLNISSPGWAKHAWSNVYAPWNAEATVLIYNYARFDAPKLLAQMERCGVTTFCAPPTVWRMLIQAKLEGRRGALREVVGAGEPLNPEVIEQVQKAWGLTLRDGYGQTETTAQIGNPPGQKLKAGSMGRPLPGYAIALVDPLTDKVGEEGEISIDLSKRPVALMRGYRDDAERTAEVTRGGFYRTGDVASRDAEGYITYVGRADDVFKASDYRISPFELESVLIEHDAVAEAAVVPSPDPLRLSVPKAYVVLAPGHAPNAETAKSILRYAREQLAPYKRIRRLEFAELPKTISGKIRRVDLRGREAELYKNPDARPEGEYRDDDFPELRQ from the coding sequence ATGAGCGACGGAGCTTCCCAGCGGCGCAGTGCGACCCGGACCTTTCGTGACGCGCGCGACCTCCTGTTGAGCCTGCGCGAGGACTACGCGGAGGCGTACCGGCGCTTCCAGTGGCCCCCGCTCACCGACTTCAACTGGGCCCTGGACTGGTTCGACGTCATCGCCCACGGCAACAGCCGCACCGCGCTGTGGATCGTGGAGGAGGACGGCAGCGAGCAGAAGCTGAGCTTCGCCGAGCTCAGCGCGCGCTCGAACCAGGTGGCCAACTGGCTGCACAACCGGCGCGTGCTGCGCGGCGACCGCGTGGTGCTGATGCTGGGCAACCAGGTGGAGCTGTGGGAGTGCCTGCTCGCCGCGATGAAGCTGGGCGCGGTGGTCATTCCCGCGACGCCGCTGCTCGGTCCCTCGGATCTGCAGGACCGCGTGGAGCGCGGTGGCGTGCGCCACGTCATCGTGCGCTCGGCGGACGCCTCCAAGTTCGACGCCGTGCCCGGAGGCTACCAGCGCATCGCGGTGGGTGCGCCCGTGCCCGGCTGGGTGAGCTACGCGGACAGCCTGCAGGCCTCCACCCAGCTGCAGCTGGAGACCATCACCCGCGGGGACGACCCGCTCCTGCTCTACTTCACCTCGGGCACCACGGCGAAGCCCAAGCTCGTGGAGCACACGCACCTGAGCTACCCGGTGGGCCACCTCTCCACCATGTACTGGATCGGGCTCAGGCCCGGGGACGTGCACCTGAACATCTCGTCCCCCGGCTGGGCGAAGCACGCGTGGAGCAACGTGTACGCGCCCTGGAACGCCGAGGCCACGGTGCTCATCTACAACTACGCGCGCTTCGATGCGCCGAAGCTGCTCGCGCAGATGGAGCGCTGCGGCGTCACCACCTTCTGCGCGCCGCCCACCGTGTGGCGCATGCTCATCCAGGCGAAGCTCGAGGGGCGCCGCGGAGCCTTGCGCGAGGTGGTGGGCGCCGGCGAGCCGCTCAACCCCGAGGTCATCGAGCAGGTGCAGAAGGCCTGGGGCCTCACGCTGCGCGACGGCTACGGGCAGACGGAGACCACCGCGCAGATCGGCAACCCGCCCGGCCAGAAGCTCAAGGCGGGCAGCATGGGCCGGCCCCTGCCCGGCTACGCCATCGCGCTGGTGGACCCGCTCACCGACAAGGTGGGCGAGGAGGGGGAGATCTCCATCGACCTCTCGAAGCGCCCGGTGGCCCTGATGCGCGGCTACCGCGACGACGCGGAGCGCACCGCGGAGGTGACGCGCGGCGGCTTCTACCGCACCGGAGACGTCGCGAGCCGCGATGCGGAGGGCTACATCACCTACGTGGGCCGCGCAGACGACGTGTTCAAGGCGAGCGACTACCGCATCAGCCCCTTCGAGCTGGAGAGCGTGCTCATCGAGCACGACGCGGTGGCCGAGGCCGCCGTGGTCCCCTCCCCCGACCCGCTGCGCCTCAGCGTCCCCAAGGCCTACGTGGTGCTCGCTCCGGGCCACGCGCCCAACGCCGAGACGGCCAAGTCCATCCTGCGCTACGCGCGCGAGCAGCTCGCGCCCTACAAGCGCATCCGCCGCCTCGAGTTCGCCGAGCTGCCCAAGACCATCAGCGGGAAGATCCGCCGCGTGGACCTGCGCGGCCGCGAGGCAGAGCTCTACAAGAACCCCGACGCGCGCCCCGAGGGCGAGTACCGCGACGACGACTTCCCCGAGCTGCGCCAGTAG